GTAATAAAAATTTTCTTTAAAGACCGAACGATTAGGGTTACCTCTTAACCCCTCATTAAAAAGTTGAAGCAAACTATCAGTTAAGGATGGTATATGGCGAGCAGCCTTGTTGAGCAATTCTTTGGTACTTTTACATTCTATTGAAGATGTCACTGCTTCAATTTGAGGATCGTTAGTAAATAAATTTACATCCGGCCTGATTAAATATCCTATCCAATCTATGCCTTTAAGTGCTGCGCGTTCTAATAGACTTGTACCGTATTGATCTTTTATATTAATATCTGCATCTTTATCCAGCAAGCATTGAATAAGCTCTCCGTCTTGAGGACTAGCTTTACTTATTCCTACCTGCATTAAGGCAGTATTGCCTTTATTATCCTGTAAATTTACATCAGCACCTTTATCAAGCAAGCATTTTACAATTTCCAAATGCGCCCCCCTTACTGCGTACATTAATGGCGTCATACCCCTATTATTCTTTTTATTTATATCAGCACCGTTATCCACTAAGCACTCTATAATTTTTAAGGCTTTTTGCTTCGCAAAATGTATCAATGCTGTTTTATTCTCAACATTCTTTACTTCTAATCTTACAACCTCTAAAATCCCTTCCTCGACAGCATACATTAATGCTGTATTACCCTCGCTATCAGTCGCATTTATATCTTGACCTCGGGTTATAAGCTCTTTTACTTTTTCGCTATTTTGGTTTGCAGCATCTATAAACAGCCTAATACTAAGCTGCGTAATATTGTTGTTATTATAATAATTTCTCATTTTTCATTATGTATAATTAAAAAAGCATTATAACACTCCATTTAGCAGTATATAACTGCATTTTATTTAAAACTTCGTTAAGGTTATCTACAATTTGTATTACAAAATTTATGCTTGGAAGGTAACAATTTAAGGTTAAACGTAAGAAATATCGAATGATGTCTATAAATAATATTATGAATATTTCAATTTAAATATACTCTTTTTAAAGAAAATTAAATTTTTGTTAAGGCTTTGAACAATAAAGAAAATCTATTAATTTTCATAAAGCAAATTGACTTTCTCATCATTGAAATTTTCTTAATAGAATATTACTTAGTAACAAAATTAAAATTACTTATATGTAGGTTTTCAGGTTGAGTTAATAAACGTTTATTAGCTCATCCCACCTGGTCGTATACCTTGGAGATAATAAATCAGCCTTTACCTTCCATTCTTTCTTAACGCCTTCAGCTGCATGCTGCACTAAGCGCTTACCGAATTTTTTATTTAGTTCATCAACCGCTTCCATAAGAGCAGCCGATCTTAACCCCCTCTCTACGTTATATTCCTCCGTTATATCCCGCTGAAGGTAATTTTCCCTTACTATATCTAGTAAAACTACTCCTGCTTTTTTATACTGGAATCCGCGCTTATATATTGCTTCCAGGCCTTTTATTGCCGCACTAATAAGCGCACCCGTATCTGAAGTCGGATAGGTAAGTTCAATTAGTTTACCCTTGTTATGTTGTGTAGTATCTCTAAAACGATCAGTCCTGATATAAATATATATCCCATATGCTTTAGAGTTTTGCCTTCTTAGCTTTCTTGCAGCATTTGCCGTATATGAAGCAATTGCTTCCCTTAACTCACTTAGCTCGCTTACACTCCTGCCAAATGTGCGGGTAGAAGATATTGATTTCTTGGTCTCAATCTCTTCAAGCTCTAAACAGGATAGCCCTTTTAGTTCATATATTATTCGCTCAATCACCACCGAGAAATGCTTCCTAATAAAAGTAGCACTTGCTAGTTTCAAATCATAAGCAGTTCTGATCCCGAATTTAAGTTCTAATTTCATACCCCATTGATTACCGATACCCCAAACCTTATTAATATTTAAAGCTTGCAAAGTTAAATTAATATCTTCTTCATGCAATAATCCAAATACTCCGTTCTCAGATTTTTTAGCTACTTCTCCGGCTGCTTTTGCCAAAGTCTTAGTATAACTGAGACCAATTGAAACCGGTATCCCTGTCCAAAGCATTACCTTGCCTCGAAGCATTACACAAAATGCAAGAGGGTCAGCTATGCCGGTTAGATCAATGAAGGCTTCATCTATTGAGTATATCTCAATACTCGGTACAAATGCTTCGAGTGTAGCCATAACTCTTCTTGAGATATCCCCGTAAAGTTCAAAATTAGAAGAGTGAGCAATTATTTTATGTCTTTTACATAAAGCTTGAAATTTAAAATAAGGGGCACCCATCGGTATGCCGAGCAATTTTGCTTCATTTGAACGGGAGATAACGCAACCATCATTATTAGATAAAACTACGACAGGTTTATCTATATAAGATGGACTGAACAATCTTTCACACGAAACATAAAAATTGTTACAGTCCACTAATGCAATAAACCTCTTCATTGTATTTAAAATCTATGGATAACCGCAGTTACAACTCCCCATACCGATATGTTCGGCTTATTTGTAATATCAATGGCGTTGTAATCATCGTTTTCCGGAAGTAACAATATGCTGCCGTTATCGTTATAATATCTTCTCACTATCAACCCTCCTCCGAATGTCGCCACCACAATCTTACCGTTTTCCGGCTCAACGCTTCTATCGACAATTAATAAATCACCCGGATATATACCGACATTCATCATTAGCACCCCAACTGCACGCATGAAATACGTAGAAGGAGGATTTTTAACCAAGCAATCAGTAAGATTGATTAAGTCCTCTACAAACTCATCGGCAAAAGCAGGCGAACCCGCTGCAACCTTAGAGCTGAAGAAGGGCAAGGTCATAGAATTATATCCTGAAAAGAAGAATTTCTTTTCCATCATATTGATAGGATCTATGTATTCCTCCACATCTTCCTTGCAATTAATATCCGCATTAATAAGTAGCTTTAATTCAGTTTTTAATGTATTTAAATTATTATGCATATCATTCCTCGGTATGTTTCCAATTTATGTTTTTTATTATATATGATATCCGTACACTAATCAAGAAGAGATGTGTTAAATATCGAAGACTGCTTAAATTATAAGTTTGAAAATCGTTTAAAGCGGATATATAACCCTTTAAATAAAAAATAACTTATTATTAAAAAACTATGAGACATCAAGAAATAACGTTAATTCAACTAGCGTCCTTAGGAAAAACGTATGAAATTGAGACCTTAATAAGAGAAGAAAAAGATATTAATATAAAAGCTCGAGGGTTTATTAATGGTCAACCTTATA
The DNA window shown above is from Candidatus Jidaibacter acanthamoeba and carries:
- a CDS encoding LexA family protein, giving the protein MHNNLNTLKTELKLLINADINCKEDVEEYIDPINMMEKKFFFSGYNSMTLPFFSSKVAAGSPAFADEFVEDLINLTDCLVKNPPSTYFMRAVGVLMMNVGIYPGDLLIVDRSVEPENGKIVVATFGGGLIVRRYYNDNGSILLLPENDDYNAIDITNKPNISVWGVVTAVIHRF
- a CDS encoding Y-family DNA polymerase, whose protein sequence is MKRFIALVDCNNFYVSCERLFSPSYIDKPVVVLSNNDGCVISRSNEAKLLGIPMGAPYFKFQALCKRHKIIAHSSNFELYGDISRRVMATLEAFVPSIEIYSIDEAFIDLTGIADPLAFCVMLRGKVMLWTGIPVSIGLSYTKTLAKAAGEVAKKSENGVFGLLHEEDINLTLQALNINKVWGIGNQWGMKLELKFGIRTAYDLKLASATFIRKHFSVVIERIIYELKGLSCLELEEIETKKSISSTRTFGRSVSELSELREAIASYTANAARKLRRQNSKAYGIYIYIRTDRFRDTTQHNKGKLIELTYPTSDTGALISAAIKGLEAIYKRGFQYKKAGVVLLDIVRENYLQRDITEEYNVERGLRSAALMEAVDELNKKFGKRLVQHAAEGVKKEWKVKADLLSPRYTTRWDELINVY
- a CDS encoding ankyrin repeat domain-containing protein; amino-acid sequence: MRNYYNNNNITQLSIRLFIDAANQNSEKVKELITRGQDINATDSEGNTALMYAVEEGILEVVRLEVKNVENKTALIHFAKQKALKIIECLVDNGADINKKNNRGMTPLMYAVRGAHLEIVKCLLDKGADVNLQDNKGNTALMQVGISKASPQDGELIQCLLDKDADINIKDQYGTSLLERAALKGIDWIGYLIRPDVNLFTNDPQIEAVTSSIECKSTKELLNKAARHIPSLTDSLLQLFNEGLRGNPNRSVFKENFYYHKKEGNIPQDLVERIEKTRGNKSLKELYCPPSQEIVTGWVKKIKSAEAKRQKTKFDDAFAAYGL